The following nucleotide sequence is from Cydia splendana chromosome 11, ilCydSple1.2, whole genome shotgun sequence.
ACCATACGACTGTGGTTCACTTTTCTCTCTCAAATTGTACTTGTTGGATACCATCTTTGTTAAATGTCCGTGACAACCTAGAAAAATTATTGCAGATGTGTTTTAGTTCAAAATTTAAAACTTTACACATGCCAATTAATTTTTCGGACCTGAAGTACGAGTACGCAACAATTTGATATTTACATGTtacaaggtaaataaatatagtcGGGGAACAGAAAATTACACACATATTCAAAGGTGTGTGAGTGTGGTTTAGACTAGCtagaaaaaaaactgaaaattcACATATTTCTCCGCCGCTCCCACATACACGCATGCACTACGCACTTCGCACAAATTCAATTGATCGAGCGTCAGCGGCATTTCAGCTtcagggggctattcataaattccgtcatttcaaattgggggggggctggacatcggatgatggtagcatgacgtaggaggaaacagggtcattcaaagcatgatttttggatgatttggggGGGTCAAAAGATTTTTTTGTCAGTAGCCTcgatgattaaatagattttttaagtGATTACATACATCTATTTAGTTATCCTCGCGAGGTATACAGCTCACAGTGCCACTAGTGTACCTAAAACATACCTTCAGTAAAGATGGTGATCTTGGAATGGAACTCCATGCCGCGTTCGAACATGTCCTTGGGGCTGCCGTCCTTGGCGATGCCCACGTCGCCGGTCGCCACGCCCTTTAGGGAACCGTCGTCGCGGTACAGGAGCTCTGCGCCTGCGCAGCCCGGCCATACCTAGATGAAAGAACtgatgttatttgttttacaagggggcaaagttgttctttaaccgctcgtgctaatattgatacctgaGCAAGCGAAGGACTCCAAATTGAAATTCGAAAtctggaatcttgagcgttgcgagggtttcaaagcacgagggttaaacaaaaccgctcgtgctaatattgatacctgaGCAAGCGAAAGACTCCAAAATTAAAATTCGAAATCTGGAATCtcgagcgttgcgagggtttcaaagcacgagggttaaacaaaatttgcccccgagtgaaacacaaattttttcaccacacgaacccgaagcaaatattaaaagtaacatatcaaaaaaaatcaaaccaaatcaaatccaaatgaatgttattaaatatttatcatccaaaatcatcatttaaaagtcaattctaccagctcaaaatttgcatttgattacgtTGCCTCACATGTGACTAAAAGGCAaatttgctatcagtttttgaagtgcaaagaaagcctttccgagctggtgtggtgaaaagtaacttttgacactgacacgtcATATCCGTAACGTCTcaagatcaaattcataacctatAATTACAATCAGGATACCTCGCCTGCTGCTATATAATACGCTATaaccggtcaagcaagtttgtcagtagaaaaaggcgccaatTTCAATTTTccatgggacgataacccttcgcattttttaaatttgccgctctttcctactgacggaaatggcttgacagagtatattTACCTCGGCGCCGGCCGCTTCAGCCTGTTCCGACATCCATCTGACCAGGTGCCCCAACCGGACCACGTAGTAGCCGTGGTTGTAAATAGGCATACCTGTAAACGTCATTAATATTAACGTCAAACATTAACGAAACTAGATCTTGGTTTTACTTGATAGAAAATCGAAACCACTAAGGTGACAATACCAATCATGGACATGTTAagccagggctcggaaccggtatttttttaaaacgccgaaataacacaatatttataattattttatggtctttacgtaggactgaatcatgtatttaggtaacgactttgTATTATTAGGTTGTTcctttaaaaatgaaataatataccaaagaacgaaaaagaacgtaataataccggtatttttgtatggagcaaataccggtttccgacccctgtGTTAAGCACAGTAGTACatccatgaatctagtatataactggatcaggcatgaagagtggggggaaatgaccgaacagAATAGTCTTATATATCTTTCAGAAGGAGTTGCAGcaaaagagctattattgtttgtccttgtcacagtctcacaatttttaccgtaaatttagtatgtattatggtgggcaacaaataaattcgaccaatcatagtgtgtTTGCGCATATTTTGTCCCTCACcgaggcacgcgtatagcacttctataggatcctacatTCTATGAGTACAGCAAAGAAACACAATGTTATCCTCACCTGGTAAAACAGGGATAGGGATTCTCCCGCTCTTGGTTAGGTAACCGAACTTGTCAGCATTGACCACCGTGTCCATGGGAGCCCCCTTCTCCTTCCAGTCGGGTATGAGCTCGTTCAGCGCGATGGGATCCACGCAGGCCCCTGAGAGTATGTGGCCTCCGGCCTCGGCGGCTTTCTCTAGTAAAGTTACTCGTACTTCCTGTGAAAGTCATTAATTTAGTTGTAAGAcgctttaaataaattaaattttaatggtCGGCATATAAGAAACGTGAATTTTTCGGATTTCTCGTCGATCGTTGTAATTAATTCACTTGACCAATTTTTTCTAGTCTAGATAAATTACCTGTTCCAAAAATAGAATATCTGAATCAAAGGTTATTGTAATTAATAGAGAGAATAAATGACGCAGCGGCAAAAATAACGCTAGTCTACCTACTTATTAGAAGTTTCTCAGATAGCATAAGTCCTGATATAAAATCATTGCATACAGGTTGGTTTGACCTCTTCCAACCCAACTTTTTCTATTGAAATCTGTCAGTAATTTAATACAAACTTACAGCTCCCTTCTCCTCTGCAATCTGCCGAGCTCTGATGGCCGCAGCCATGCCCGCTGGACCACCACCAATGATCAGGATGTCTGTCTCCTCTGCCATACGCTCCATGTTTATATCTGCAaaataatatctttatattaaaatatgccATAAACTATTTGATAATGTATATTCCAAATTTAGAAATGGGTGAAGTACCTATGCCAGGTATAactaataaaattttatttaaatagaacACTCCCTGACACTCAGATATAGgtaattacattaaattaattcagGTTATAATATATACTGATATTTAATTATTAGTTAATAAATGAACTCCACTCTGCGGGAgttcgctggatgcgggtggtgcaagaccggtcattgtggcactctttgggggaggcctatgtccagcaatAGACATCctttggctgatatgatgatgacgatgatgaaaGTACCTAAACAACTGTCAACCACAAGGATGTGTTTGATAGCCTAATTGACAGATTGAGTTGACAGCCCAATTTTCATCATTATTGCTTGAAATTAAGGTTGAAGATGACAACTATTGGGACAGTTCCCACAATGGAACAATTATGTTAGGATGgaacatgtatgtatgtatgttatgtaTGGATGTATGTGTgtattgaatatgaatatgtTCTAAAAGACCATTTAAAGAGCTGATTGTGAAAAGACAATGTAAATAGTAAttgcacaaaaaaaaaaattgttacatTTAAAACAAATGGAGACGTTATCACTTTTCTTATCATCTCTACTCtttatattgtaaataaatagataGTTTCTGAACTTTCTGATATCAAAATATGACTTATAATATATGCTGACATTAAAACAATGATGACTGCCATATTTTTGTACTTAATTTTGGTAACTTAATACTGTTAATATCTGCAAAATACTCAAGATAGAATGAATAAACCATTATTTGTTAATTATAAGAGGTTAGAAACATTGGAACCAATACACCATATCAATATTTACGTGATACTTGTCCCAAAGGTCCATTAACCCTTCATATGCCCCTGCCAAAAAACTGCTACTGAATAAATAACTTTGAAGTTATAAATTACAGTCCGAATTGTCTGGGACAGACACGGGACAAAAGGTTAACCTTTCATATGCCTAtcgttattaattttaattctgCGATATGCACTATCatgtacttagggcatactgaaaattactggaactggccacttagaaataataagtcgtctcataaatcagaatccagaaactttcagtatgccTCACATATTGTGCAacgatattaataaataaataagctgtcatttaaaaatattctCATTCGTTTGTTTTGCAATTGATAACAGTGATAATGAAAAACAAAGTAATAGGTTAAGTCATAATTTTGATAAATGTTGTGCTACTATCATTAATATAGGGCTTACAAATTAGAAGCAGGTGTGCTGAAAACCGCTGGAGGCTTATTCTTCTGTATTTTATTCTTCAGCGGGTTAAATTCAAGTAATAAATGTGGTGCAATTatagtttttataaataatgcaaATATCTAAATACAGAATTATGTAGAAAAAAAACTCTAGTAATAAATTACTAAACACTATCAAAGAGTGGaaaaaaattaatgaaattCAATGGCACTCATCCAACAACATGATTTTAAGCCACATAGAAACACatgtttatataattatatcatgGTTTCATGGTCATGTCCATGACCTTGCACAACAATATTAGGCAAATTAATGATTCAATGtaaaatacctaattatatttttaaatgttttactaGTAAATTCAATGAGTCTGTAGTTAAATTACCTTTAATTATGTAATGAATCTAATGAGACAACCCTAATTGTTATCACAACAAAATTTACCTTTCCATCTTGGGTCCTTATCTCTAGGGTGTATCGTATAATGTGTTGTTATTTTCGGGAATTGGTCTGAATAAAGTCTTCTGGCAGCATTTGTTAGCCTCCCCACtgaaaattatgaaaaatgtAAATCAAAACAATTGAATACTGATCAAAACAAATAAAGTGAACTTTGAACTTTTGTTTCTGACACTACATTGCGTAACGGAACTTTAGAATTATTTAGAACAAACATTGATAGAAGTATTTTCGACTAAACTTAAGGttcaataatttaaaaacacTGAGATAATTCATAAAATACGATAACTTCACAAACAGCTGATACGCAACGTCACTGTAAAACAACTTTTTAACTGTATCATATATGAAAAGTAACACTTATAAtacataaaaaacatttttagagCCCGTTTAAAACTAGTTTAAGCATGATAATATGTAAAGTTTAATATAAAAAGCATTTATTTACCCTGACGAGCCGAACTAACAATTGCCGCCGCCATGTTTTTACAGCATGCGTTCCGATACTGCACTACTACGTTTGTTTTGCTCATTTACAGCTTATGACGTTAACGTTCCGTTTCATCAACGCAATCatgttttacaaataaattcataataaattaataaattcaatTATCAACATTGACTGAGGTaatattttgaagaatataaagtaataaaaaagtaCATCTTTGTACCATTCATGTCTGTCAAACCATTTCCgttcttttctactgacaaagttgatAGACGATAAGTTAAatgttatagatggtcaagcaaatcttgtcagtagaaaaaggcgcgaaattcaaatgttctatgggaggatatcctttcgcgcctacatttttcaaatttgccgcctttttctactgacaagatctgcttgacccagtaaattttaaataatgtagTACATATCTACCATATACCTACACAATATGTTCTAGCTAAAGTTATGAAAATGAAACTACTGAATGTAAGCtaagaagtatttattaaaaaacttaAAACATAAATATTAGTACAAGATGATTTTGTGCGCACGATTTACTTCACAGGTTTCATTTGCCAGAGGCCGTCGTTGAGATAGTGGCAGTTCTCTATGCCCACGCCCTTGTTCACTTTagctctgaaaaaaaaacgatatATTTATAGGTTGGCAGGCCATTTGCGTCAGTAGAAAATGgcggcatatttaaaaaatgtaggcgcgaaccGCGAATGTTtgccctcccatagaaaatttggtTTTTCCTCCTTTATCTACTGACAAAGAAtatatactctgtcaagccatttccgtcagtacaaaagagcggcaaatttaaaaaatgtaggcgcgaagggctGTTGTCCCAAAGAAAATTTGAAcataattttcgaaaaaatatttaagaccGAGTTAATGAAATTTCGTCTCGAACAAACACATTCAACGTTTTGATAAAGGTTTATTGATTCCAGATTTAGTgacctttttttaaatcaacGTACGTCTCTCTCGTTCTATCAGATGGAGATGGCTGCAGCTGAGTACACACCGTATGTCGTTTTGGAACAAGAAACAAGTCCGCAGAAGtaattatatattaaattaGGCACTTGACTTGATGTGGTAAAATGTCGACATGTTGTTATGTCTCATTTATGGGTGCATGGAGCATGCACACTAGAGTGAGATAGCAATAGTCTTACATGTCATCAGTAGACAGAGAGGTCATCCCGATAGCCAACGCGTGCTGTTTCCCGTCTGCCATCACGGCGACAACTTGTCATTTGTCGACTGGTGACATTCGCACGTCGAGTGAAGgctagaatgagatagcaacaGCCTTACATGTCATCAGTAGACAGAGAGGTCATCCCGATAGCCAACGCGTGCTGTTTCCCCTCAGCCATCACGGCGACAACTTGTCCTTTGTCGACTGTCGACATTCTCGCCCCGGGCGAGGTAAGGCCGGGACACATGATGTTGGCGCCGCTGAGGACGAAGCGGATGGCGCCTTTGTCGACTTGCTGCATTGGAAGGAAGAATGGGTCTGAaacaaaatatgtttttaatagggaatattacgcaaaactctgagtagagggcgtcactaggccaatcacatggcctaccgtgaaacacgacaattgaaAGTCTgatttctgcctctctatcactcttgcctattcgatcgatagagaggcagataaagaaatttcgattttcacgtttcGCGGTAGTCCACCTGTAAAAAAACGGCTTGATGtttcaatgtcatagtgaaaaatTGACAAAGGCCTAGTATGtcgtataagttactctatggtttactaattagtgctgcactctggcggcagaacattgcagtaatactccctattaaaaCAAATTGAACAGAGCGCATCTCGTTTCGGGATAGAGATGCAGGCACATACTGCTCGCCTTTCAGAGTTGGTCAAATGCTTTTCAATGATTGCATATACTCGATATTTCGGGACAGATACCGCGGTGGCCGGGTGGTCTAGTGATCAGAATCTTAGCCATGTAAGCTGAAGCCGGTTCGATTCCGGCCTCGGCCACCGGAGGGCTTGGACACAGGACACTTTTTATTTAGTATATGACGTCTACTttggtttataaaatacatgGGAATGATTAGCTTCATAGCAAATATTTCTTTAagaaaaagtttcagttttgtCTCCTGCGAGTCCTGCGTCACGGACAGAAAGACAACCCGACAACAGTATCCTACATATTTCGAAAAAGGTTTGTATAATGTAGAAAAGCTTACATTTATGTAGCAGTCTTAATGTCGGCATCCAGGGTCCTTCGCGGTGTCTGAAGAAAAGCAGCTCTCCTGCGCTGTTCACCATTATCTCGATGTGGTCGTGGCTGGAATCAACGAGTACATAAGTAAATTATAAGAGACTAACTTGTTcgtaatcattttattttatatttattattagtcCCATGCACTgatgggcaaaggcctctccccttgatctCCACAACTCCTGTTATTGTGCTATTTCCGGCCAGTTACTGATGAAGGTGTCtaagtcatcccgccatctccatctgggcctgccacgtccgcgcttcttttgcggcatccacttggtggctactAGCCCACCtatgcatgcggcagacgtgaTCATTATCAAATCTAATTATTTTTGGAACGGCCGCTTATTTTGAAATCCACTTTTGATACCCTGACGCAGTCACACTTCACTTCGCTGATGGCTGGTAAGACATCACATCAGGCTGAGGCCCTTTGCAAAAAGGGCCTTACTGGTCTATCAGGACACCATGTTTTTACGGTTATTACCGCTAGTAGAGTCCAAAGGACTGTGAAATCATGTTCGTAGACTACAGGGATTGAAAAGAAAAATTTACTCTTTGGAAGCTCATGTGATCATAGAACTTGCTTATTTCTCGGCCAAAGAAAATACATGGTTATTCGGCGGCCAAATGGATTCAGTCTTATGCCTATTTTTTCTGTAGTATATGACATCAACTCCAGTTTGTTATAACCAGTAAGCACTAACTTACTAGCCTCTGCGCACAACTTCGTTCGCAAAGAACACGTTAAACGCCCTTTCTTATTTACTTACTCCTCTGGCGAAGCGAACCAAAGTGCGTTTTGGCCTCCAACACGATctgctcgccactgatcccggtcctgtgccGTTTCTCGCCAGTCTTCAAC
It contains:
- the LOC134794944 gene encoding malignant T-cell-amplified sequence 1 homolog, giving the protein MFKKFDEKESISGTQQLKSSVQKGIRARLLELYPHLEQYIDQVLPKKDTFRIVKCHDHIEIMVNSAGELLFFRHREGPWMPTLRLLHKYPFFLPMQQVDKGAIRFVLSGANIMCPGLTSPGARMSTVDKGQVVAVMAEGKQHALAIGMTSLSTDDIAKVNKGVGIENCHYLNDGLWQMKPVK